CCATATGACGTGGCAGTAAGCGTTGGATTAACGATTCACTCCACGTTTCTAGCGCCTCTGGCAGCAAAGTATGGTTGGTATACGCGAAGGTTTTCGAACAGATCGCCCACGCCGCTTCCCAAGACATCTGCTTTTCATCGATCAGAATGCGCATCAGCTCAGGGATCGCGATGGTTGGGTGCGTATCGTTAAGCTGAATGGTTTCGTATTTCGGCAAATCCGCTAACGCATGACCTACGGCCTCATGGCGACGCAGAATATCGCGCACCGATGCTGCACTGTGGAAATACTGCTGCATCAAACGCAGGGTTTTGCCTTTTTCGTGGTTGTCATTCGGATACAGGACTTTGGTGATGTTACCAGCATCGATCAACGCGTGCTGTGCTTCAAAGTAGTTACCGTTGTTGAAGCTTTCCAACGAGAAAGGCGCGATAGCGCGACACTCCCACAAACGCAGCGGGTAAACCGTATCACTTTGGTAGCCGACAATCGGCAGATCCCACGGCATCGCTTGCACCAGCATGCCCGGAACCCAACGACGACGCTCTTTACCATTTTCATTAACGACTTCAACGTGACCGTAGAAGCCAATTTCCTGCTTCAGTTCGGGGCGCGCGACTTCCCATGGGTAGCCTTCAACACCACACCATGCATCAGGCGCTTCTTTTTGACGGCCTTCTTCAAATGACTGTTTAAACAGACCATATTCGTAGTGCAGACCGTAGCCTACGGTCGGATATTCTTGCGCCGCGCAAGAATCCATAAAACAAGCGGCAAGACGGCCTAAACCACCGTTACCTAATGATGGGTCGCGCTCTTCTTCTAGCAAGTCGGTCAGGTTCTGGCCGAGTTCTTCCATCGCTTGCCCTACGGCTTCATACACGCCCATGCTGATCAAGTTGTTGCCAGTTAAACGGCCAATCAAAAACTCCAGCGATAGGTAGTTCAAACTTTTGCTATTGAGGATGCGTTCATCCTGTTCGGTTTCCAGCAAATCAAAGGTGGTAAATTCAGCAAGGGCTCGCCCCATCGCCAAGTACCATGCACGCGCCGAAGCGTGCTCTACCGTCGTGGCATAAGTTGCGGTTAAATGGCGCTTCACGTTTTCTTGGAACAACTTCTTGTCAAACTGTTTCTGTTGAGTAGGTTTCATTGTGAACTCTCACTTTTTGGTTCTAATCCATCTGACCTCTATCCTGCCTTCACGACTTTGGCAAAACATCCTCCTACTTTTCTCATCAATTAGGAGGAGGAACCAAGGCGTAGAGGCGCAGGAGTCCGGTAGTGAGTGATCTAGCTCCCATCAATGCTTAGTTCAACCAGAGATAGCAGTGATTCGGATCACACCACCCGCCGATTAACCATAGCTAGGCTTTATGAAAGTTCGGAAAACAAGAGGTTGAACATTTGTCCACTCTGCTAAATAGATCACAATAATTTCGTTTCCGTTACCTACTTTTCACTTAATTTCGTAGAGGCTTAGACAATACCCTTGCTCAGGCGCAGATGGATTAGTGACAAGAATCACAAATATGGGGCGTAGTTATGAGCGAAACGTGAAGAACACAGAAAACTCAGTATGGATCAATAAACGCGCAGAATGACTTCAAGTAACATTCGTCCATCTGAGTGTGATACGCCTCGCGTATTCACCTCTCCCTACGCTTGGAACTGGTGTTCCAAGTTAAAAGAGCATGACGCTCTGATTGGAATAGACGAGAGAAAGAAGATGTGGATCCCTTCGAAACTGACTCGCCCGGGACGTTTGCATAACGCCATCGTCCGCCCCCGTGTTCTGGAATTATTGCAACACGCGACTTGCTACAAATTAGTGCTATTCCGCTCTCCGGCGGGGTATGGCAAAACCACCATGGCCGCACAGTGGCTTGCCGATAAGCCCAATCTGGGTTGGTACAGCATTGATGATAGCGATAACGATCCGTTTCGCTTTATGAACTATCTGCTGCAAGCGATTAATAAAGCAACCCACAACGCCTGCCCCAACGCGCAAAAATTGGCAGAGAAGCGTCAATTTTCCTCACTGCACTCACTGTTTAGTGAAGTGTTTGCCGAGATGGCCGACTACCACGGCGAATGCTATGTGGTGCTGGATGATTACCATCTGATCAGCGATGAAACCATTCACGAAGCGATGCGCTTTTTCTTAAAGCACATGCCCGATAATTTAACCTTGGTGGTCACCAGCCGTTCAACCCCACCTTTGGGTACGGCTAACCTGCGCGTGCGTGATTTAATGATTGAGATCGGCAATGAGCTTTTGGCTTTTGATACCGAAGAAACCACGCGCTTTTTCAACCAACGCGTTTCCGATGGGATTGATGCGCTGACGGCGAATCACCTACGTGATTATGTGGAGGGTTGGCCTTCCGCGATGCAGCTCATCGCGCTGCAAGCACAACATCAGCACCGCACGCTCGCTCAAACCATCGAATCAGTTTCGCACTTTAACCATGCGCATCTTTGGGATTATCTGGTCGAAGAAGTGTTTGATCTGCTCGACGATGAAACCCGCTATTTCTTGATGCAGTGTTCGGTACTCGATCATTTTGACGATGCATTAGTCAGCAGCTTAACGGGGCGTGACGATGCCTTGGCGATGATCGAGTCTCTCAATCGATTTGGGCTGTTTATTTCGCCACTGGAAGGAGAAACCAACTGGTATCGCTTCCACAATCTGTTTGCTGAATTTTTAGCACACCAACGCCAAGCACGCATTCCGCAACAAGAGCAAGATTTGCAACGTGCTGCCGCCAAAGCCTGGTTAGAAGCGGCAACACCTCACCAAGCCTTGCGTCATGCGCGTTTGGCGCAAGATAGCGAGTTGCTGGCGAGCATTTTGAGCCAGTTTGGTTGGAAGATGTTTAACCAAGGTGAGCTTGAGGTGTTGGAATCGGCAATCAATCTGCTTACACCCGCTCAACTGTATCGCGAGCCTAAATTGTGCATGCTGCAAGCTTGGCTAGCGCAGAGTCAGCATCGCTATAACGATGTGGGCGCATTACTCGCCAAAGCAGCGAAAGAGATGCAGGCACTGAATGTCGAGCTCTCCACCAAAGAGCAAGGCGAATTTAACGCGCTGCGTGCCCAAGTCGCAATTAACCAAAACGAGCCAGAAAAAGCACTGGAACTCGCCGAGCTTGCTTTAAGCCAGTTGGATCACACCACGTATCGCAGCCGTATTGTCGCCACTTCTGTGGTTGGCGAAGTAAATCACGTATTAGGTCATCTCAGCCGCGCACTCTCCATGATGCAGCAAACGGAAAAACTGGCGCGTCAATATCAGGTATATCACCAAGCGCTGTGGGCGTTGCTGCAACAAAGCGAAATTCTACTGGCGCAGGGCTATGTGCAAGCGGCTTACGAAGTGCAGGATAACGCGTTTAAGTTGATTGAAGAGCAGCAACTGCACCAAGTACCGCTGCATGAATTTTTGCTGCGGATTCGCGCGCAAATTTTATGGTGCTGGAACCGCTTAGATGAAGCCGAACAAGCCGCTTATAAGGGGCTGAGCGTGCTAGAAAACCATTCGCAAAGTAAGCACCTGCACTGTTATTCGATGCTGGCTAGAATTGCGATTGGCCGAGGTGAGCTGGATAAAGGCGGACGCTTTATTGAACAGATACAGCATCTACTTAAACAATCGACTTACCATGTGGATTGGACGGCGAATGCTTCGCTATCTTTGCTGCTGTACTGGCAAGTCAAAGAAAACAGCACCGAGATCCGTCAGTGGCTACAGTCCAGCACTCGACCAGATAAAGCGTGCAACCACTTCTCCCAATTGCAGTGGCGTAATATCGCACGCGCGCAGATCCAACTCGGTGAACTCAGCGAAGCGCGCCATACCTTGGACTTTATTCAAGAGCAGGCGCAAAAATATCAACTCGTCACCGACACCAATCGCAATTTGATTGTGGAAGCGCTGCTGGCCATTACTGAAGGAGATGATCTGCAAGCCTGCGATAAGCTCAAACAAGCTCTTCGCCTCACCAACCAAACCGGCATGATTGGTAATTTCCTGATCGATGGTAGCAAAATTGGTCATCTACTGGAAAAACTGGTTCACAAAGGTGAGCTAGGGGATTTGGAACGTCATCGCGCCAATCTTCTGCTCAAAGAAATCTCGACGACTCAACGTAGCCGCTCTATCCACTTTGATGAAGAGTTTGTGGAAAAACTAGTGAATCACCCGAACATTCCAGAGCTAGTGCGCACTAGCCCACTCACGCAACGAGAATGGCAAGTGCTTGGGCTTATCTACTCAGGTTTCAGTAATGAACAAATTGCTCATGAGTTGGATGTGGCAGGCACCACCATCAAAACCCACATTCGGAATCTGTATCAGAAGCTCAATATCGCCAACCGTAAAGAAGCGGTGCAAACCGCCGAGCAGTTATTGCAATTAATGGGCTATTAAAGTTTGCCTATCCCAAATGTAAAAGAGCCAGCAAATGCTGGCTCTTTCTATTTCAATTCTTTGCCATATTTAGAATGGCTTAGGCGCAAAACCCGTCATCACTTCAACGCGTAATGCTTTGCCGATTTTGGTGGTTGGATGAACAAGTACCAAACCTTTCACTGATTTTTTCAGCTTGCCGAGATCCGCTTGCTCAAGCTTGGTGATTTCACGTGAGAAAGGCATATCGGCAATCGTTTTACGCATTTTATTCAGATCGTAATCTTGCTTGCTTTTCACGCTATTCAAACGCTTAGTCAGCGTTTCTAATTCGTCGGTAAACTTGCTGACCATCTCTGAATCGGCGCGACTTTTTGCGGCATCCAACTTACGACGGCAAGTATCGATGCGATTGTTGAGTTGTTGAATATCGGATTTAAGGTTCATGATTGTCGCTCTATCGAACAGAAAGGGCGCAGAGTATAGCATGGCAAATGGGTGAATACCCAAACAACTTCCAATTGTTGACCACACAAGCCCAGCTTTTGAACTAGGCTTAATAAGAAAGCGCCCATCGCACTACATTGTGAGTCACTACTATGAGCCTAACTATTCGACAACGCCTATACATCCTTTCCTTGGTGCCTTTGCTCACCATAGCGTTAAGTATGATGTACTTTAGCTTCAGCGAAACTCGCCAACTCAGCCAAGAACAAATGCACAATACCCGTGAAGCCATGATGGAAATGAAGCAGGCCGAGCTGAAATCCTATCTACAAATCGCGGATACGGCACTCACGCCACTCAAGGCACGCCAAGCCTCATTAGAAGAAGTTCTCACCGTACTACGTGAGATCCAGTTTGGGCAAAGCGGTTATATCTTTGGCTACGATTCAAAAGGCACTCGCCTATTGCTGGGAAAATCCAGTAATGGGTTGGGCGATAACTTTATGAATATGCAAGATACACAGGGAAACTATCTGATACGGGACTTGATTAAAAACGCTAAGTTAGATCAGTTCACCACTTACTATTTCCCCAAACCGGGTGAACAAACACCGTTACCTAAGTTGAGTTATTCGGTCTACATTCCGCAGTGGGATCTCACCATCGGTACTGGTTTTTATACCGATGACGTGGATGCCGAAATAGCCGCCATGGAAGCACGCGCAGAAGAGCAACTACAACAAGGTCTCTACACGATCACCAGTATTACGTTCGTGATTGTTGTTCTGGTGAGTGTGATGGCCATTTTGATCAACCGTAGCATCATGCATCCGCTTGAACTGTTTGATCGTTCTATCAACTCATTTGCCAGCGGCG
This genomic window from Vibrio metoecus contains:
- the malT gene encoding HTH-type transcriptional regulator MalT, encoding MWIPSKLTRPGRLHNAIVRPRVLELLQHATCYKLVLFRSPAGYGKTTMAAQWLADKPNLGWYSIDDSDNDPFRFMNYLLQAINKATHNACPNAQKLAEKRQFSSLHSLFSEVFAEMADYHGECYVVLDDYHLISDETIHEAMRFFLKHMPDNLTLVVTSRSTPPLGTANLRVRDLMIEIGNELLAFDTEETTRFFNQRVSDGIDALTANHLRDYVEGWPSAMQLIALQAQHQHRTLAQTIESVSHFNHAHLWDYLVEEVFDLLDDETRYFLMQCSVLDHFDDALVSSLTGRDDALAMIESLNRFGLFISPLEGETNWYRFHNLFAEFLAHQRQARIPQQEQDLQRAAAKAWLEAATPHQALRHARLAQDSELLASILSQFGWKMFNQGELEVLESAINLLTPAQLYREPKLCMLQAWLAQSQHRYNDVGALLAKAAKEMQALNVELSTKEQGEFNALRAQVAINQNEPEKALELAELALSQLDHTTYRSRIVATSVVGEVNHVLGHLSRALSMMQQTEKLARQYQVYHQALWALLQQSEILLAQGYVQAAYEVQDNAFKLIEEQQLHQVPLHEFLLRIRAQILWCWNRLDEAEQAAYKGLSVLENHSQSKHLHCYSMLARIAIGRGELDKGGRFIEQIQHLLKQSTYHVDWTANASLSLLLYWQVKENSTEIRQWLQSSTRPDKACNHFSQLQWRNIARAQIQLGELSEARHTLDFIQEQAQKYQLVTDTNRNLIVEALLAITEGDDLQACDKLKQALRLTNQTGMIGNFLIDGSKIGHLLEKLVHKGELGDLERHRANLLLKEISTTQRSRSIHFDEEFVEKLVNHPNIPELVRTSPLTQREWQVLGLIYSGFSNEQIAHELDVAGTTIKTHIRNLYQKLNIANRKEAVQTAEQLLQLMGY
- a CDS encoding YibL family ribosome-associated protein; protein product: MNLKSDIQQLNNRIDTCRRKLDAAKSRADSEMVSKFTDELETLTKRLNSVKSKQDYDLNKMRKTIADMPFSREITKLEQADLGKLKKSVKGLVLVHPTTKIGKALRVEVMTGFAPKPF